A genome region from Pseudomonas pergaminensis includes the following:
- a CDS encoding protease inhibitor Inh/omp19 family protein: MQRFFTLIICIVQVMFVSAGAHAMASSLVLPTTAQLAGHWQLHQQGQVCALDLLEQANALGGDVACVAQWLGDKPLTWTPTPDGIWLMNAEGSGITHLNRQKEGEYKGRTPTGLEVVLQRTP, from the coding sequence ATGCAGCGTTTTTTCACTTTGATCATTTGCATCGTGCAGGTGATGTTCGTGTCGGCAGGAGCCCACGCAATGGCGAGCAGTCTCGTATTACCCACCACCGCCCAGTTGGCCGGGCATTGGCAGTTGCACCAGCAGGGCCAAGTGTGCGCGCTGGACCTGTTGGAGCAGGCCAATGCCTTGGGCGGTGATGTGGCGTGCGTCGCGCAATGGTTGGGCGACAAGCCCCTGACCTGGACCCCAACACCGGACGGGATCTGGTTGATGAACGCCGAAGGCAGTGGCATTACCCACCTCAACCGGCAGAAGGAAGGCGAATATAAAGGGCGCACGCCCACTGGCCTGGAAGTTGTATTGCAACGTACACCTTAG
- a CDS encoding type I secretion system permease/ATPase: MAKSHAVAPLFKALGEYKGILISVGCFTALINLLMLVPSIYMLQVYDRVLSSQNETTLVMLTLMVVGFFAFIGLLEVIRSFIVIRIGSQLERRFNLRVYKAAFERNLQRGQGHAGQSLGDLTHIRQFITGPALFAFFDAPWFPIYLFVIFLFNVWLGVLATAGAVLLIGLACLNEYLTKKPLGEASGYSQQSTQLATSHLHNAETIQAMGMLGALRSRWFAVHSQFLGLQNAASDTGSVITSLSKSLRLCLQSLVLGLGALLVIRGDMTAGMMIAGSILMGRVLSPIDQLIAVWKQWSSAKLAYQRLDDLLREFPPEVEQMKLPAPKGQVSFEQVSAGPPGRRMATLHQVSFNLGAGEVLGVLGASGSGKSTLARVLVGVWPTLAGTVRLDGADIHRWDRDDLGPHIGYLPQDIELFSGSIADNIARFRDADPEQVVRAAQQAGVHELILRLPQGYDTVLGDNGGGLSGGQKQRVALARALYGGPRLIVLDEPNSNLDTVGEAALASAIVQMKAQGSSVVLVTHRSSALAQADKLLVLSDGHLQAFGPSQEVLRALSGQQEAPKEKPGVSFSRQYQAGRNPGA, encoded by the coding sequence ATGGCGAAGTCCCATGCCGTCGCGCCGTTATTCAAGGCGCTGGGTGAATACAAAGGTATTTTGATCAGTGTGGGCTGTTTCACTGCATTGATTAACCTGCTGATGCTGGTGCCGTCGATTTACATGCTGCAAGTGTACGACCGCGTGCTGTCCTCCCAGAATGAAACCACCCTGGTGATGTTGACGCTGATGGTCGTGGGCTTCTTTGCCTTTATAGGCCTGTTGGAAGTGATCCGCAGTTTTATCGTGATCCGTATTGGCAGCCAGTTGGAGCGGCGCTTCAACTTGCGCGTCTACAAAGCCGCGTTTGAACGCAACCTGCAACGCGGCCAGGGGCACGCCGGACAGTCCCTGGGCGACTTGACCCACATCCGCCAGTTCATCACGGGGCCTGCGCTGTTCGCGTTTTTCGACGCGCCGTGGTTTCCCATCTACCTGTTTGTGATTTTCCTGTTCAACGTATGGCTGGGCGTGTTGGCCACGGCGGGTGCCGTGCTGCTGATCGGGCTGGCGTGCCTGAATGAATACCTGACCAAAAAACCGTTGGGCGAAGCCAGCGGTTACTCCCAGCAATCCACGCAATTGGCCACCAGCCACTTGCACAACGCCGAAACCATCCAGGCCATGGGCATGCTCGGCGCGCTGCGCAGCCGCTGGTTTGCCGTGCACTCGCAGTTCCTCGGCCTGCAGAACGCGGCCAGCGATACCGGTTCGGTGATCACTTCCCTGAGCAAGTCCCTGCGCCTGTGCCTGCAGTCGTTGGTGCTGGGCCTGGGCGCACTGCTGGTGATCAGGGGCGACATGACTGCCGGGATGATGATCGCCGGCTCCATCCTGATGGGCCGGGTGTTGAGCCCCATCGACCAGTTGATTGCGGTGTGGAAGCAATGGAGTTCGGCGAAGCTGGCCTATCAACGCCTGGATGACTTGCTGCGTGAGTTTCCCCCGGAAGTCGAGCAGATGAAGCTGCCGGCGCCCAAGGGCCAGGTCAGTTTCGAGCAGGTCAGTGCCGGCCCGCCGGGGCGGCGTATGGCGACATTGCACCAGGTCAGCTTCAACCTGGGTGCTGGTGAAGTACTGGGTGTGCTCGGCGCGTCGGGCTCCGGCAAATCGACCCTGGCCCGTGTGCTGGTGGGGGTATGGCCGACGCTGGCCGGCACCGTGCGCCTGGACGGTGCCGACATTCACCGCTGGGATCGCGACGACCTTGGCCCGCATATCGGCTACCTGCCCCAGGACATCGAGCTGTTCAGCGGAAGCATTGCCGACAATATCGCGCGCTTTCGCGATGCCGACCCCGAGCAGGTGGTGCGTGCCGCGCAGCAGGCCGGCGTGCATGAACTGATCCTGCGCCTGCCCCAGGGCTACGACACGGTGCTTGGCGACAACGGCGGCGGCCTGTCCGGCGGCCAGAAACAACGCGTAGCCCTGGCCCGCGCGCTGTATGGCGGGCCACGCCTGATCGTGCTGGATGAGCCCAATTCGAACCTCGACACCGTCGGCGAGGCCGCCCTGGCCAGCGCCATCGTGCAGATGAAAGCCCAGGGCAGCAGCGTGGTGCTGGTGACCCATCGCTCCTCGGCGCTGGCCCAGGCCGACAAGCTGCTGGTGCTCAGCGACGGGCATCTGCAGGCGTTCGGGCCCAGCCAGGAAGTACTGCGGGCATTGTCCGGTCAGCAGGAGGCGCCGAAGGAAAAACCCGGCGTGAGTTTCAGTCGTCAGTACCAGGCCGGAAGGAATCCAGGCGCATGA